One region of Zingiber officinale cultivar Zhangliang chromosome 7B, Zo_v1.1, whole genome shotgun sequence genomic DNA includes:
- the LOC122005954 gene encoding BTB/POZ domain-containing protein At1g30440-like isoform X2: MLVSSLLRPCRRFCTTGLPSDVIVEVEEMTFHLHKFPLLSKSSLLERLIKNSDEEDIVTRQADVPGGAQAFELVAKF; the protein is encoded by the exons ATGTTGGTCTCATCATTGCTGAGACCTTGCAGAAG GTTTTGCACAACAGGACTTCCTAGTGATGTTATTGTCGAAGTTGAAGAAATGACCTTCCATCTCCACAAG TTTCCTTTGTTATCAAAAAGTAGCCTTTTGGAAAGGTTAATTAAGAACTCTGATGAAGAGGATATTGTGACAAGACAGGCTGATGTTCCTGGTGGTGCACAAGCATTTGAACTTGTGGCTAAGTTCTGA
- the LOC122005954 gene encoding BTB/POZ domain-containing protein At1g30440-like isoform X1, whose amino-acid sequence MYKMACMKLGSKPDAFHQQGQAWFCTTGLPSDVIVEVEEMTFHLHKFPLLSKSSLLERLIKNSDEEDIVTRQADVPGGAQAFELVAKF is encoded by the exons ATGTACAAGATGGCATGCATGAAACTGGGATCAAAACCCGATGCCTTCCACCAACAAGGGCAAGCTTG GTTTTGCACAACAGGACTTCCTAGTGATGTTATTGTCGAAGTTGAAGAAATGACCTTCCATCTCCACAAG TTTCCTTTGTTATCAAAAAGTAGCCTTTTGGAAAGGTTAATTAAGAACTCTGATGAAGAGGATATTGTGACAAGACAGGCTGATGTTCCTGGTGGTGCACAAGCATTTGAACTTGTGGCTAAGTTCTGA